The genomic region TGAACTGCTGAGTGCACACTTTAATCTCACTCCTATTATTCCGGTCCACAAGGTTATCATAGAGAACTGAACAATCGGTTCTCTTCAGCATTTATGAAATGTGCACTTTTTCATGCTTGTTCACCAAGGTCACTGACAAAAGTATTCCATTTCAGAGAACACAAAGGGGCATAAACTGAAGGATGAATTAAGCAGAAGTAgaatggtttttttgttgtttctgctGCTATTAAAATAGTAGTGGAGATGTGCTACCTAGGTCTAAGTACAGCACTTGAAACAGAGAGCCTTAGAAACCTTGTTAATGAAGAGATTATAGTGATCCAGACTAACTCTGGTGAATAAAGACCTGGTTAAACAGAAAGACCTCATGAGGCTATTTCAAAATGGAACTTCTTGTCTCTTTCTGCTGTGGTTTCATCCCATGCTGATAGGCACACAAAATTGCATATTTTCTCAGCTCTGAAATGTTCAGTTCTCTGTGTATCATCATCTTCTGGACCCGAATAACAGCAGTGAGATTAAATTGTGCATTCAGCAGTTCAGAACAAAACTCCTGCTATTTAATAGTCTGTCACTTTCACGGCCCATGTGATGGTGCTGTGAAAAAGTCTTTGCAAGACAGTGCAAGGCACTGGGAGCAGTTCAGCCAATGAATTCTGTGTTTACATTCATTAACATGAAATAAATCTGTGTGCTTTAACAAGAAGACAGTCAGAAACAGGGTTGTGAGATGactgaagaaataataatagttaaaaattaagaaagcagaagaaatctGTAAAGGAGATTTGTTCTACCTTGGTGTTGAAATTGACCCATTAAACTGAGTTTAAATCAGCTGGGCAGCCTGAGGATTAGCCTTTCTTTTCTAAGTGTGGAAAAGGGgtgaagctttaaaaaaaaaaaccaaaacaacccagGCTGTTCAATTTGAGATTGTGCTGGATTACTGAAATATTATTGGCAAAATTAATTCCTGGTCTGGAAagcaaagatttaaaaaaaaaaaataaagtaccTCGTTTCTGCATATTTTAAGTGTGAAAGAATAGCTACCAGAGTATGCACTTTACATTTAAGTAAAACAGCAATAATGTGCCTCTTAGCTGAAGGACTGAATAAAAATGATTCTCATAACAAGCAGCTGGACAAATACCCAAATAGTATGGATCTCAAGGTCTACTTCTAGTCAGTAGAATCCTAGATTTTTGGGGGACTGGAAGGAAGGCACAGATATGCTTAGAGCTTCATGAAGCAGGTATTGAAGGAAGCTTCCCTCACACATTTCTTGATTTCCATGCAATCTGCCATCTGCCTGATGATGCAGTCCTGGCCACCTCGAGGCCAGCAGGGAACTTGGCTTTGGCCATTCCCTGAACCCCCCGGGTCATGCGCATCTCCGCCAAAACCAGCGAGGGCGTCTCGGAGATGTGGGATAAGACGGCCGAGTTCCGCGACCTCCTGCTCAGCAGCGGCGAGCTGCTGGCCGAGCGGTGCCGGCAGCAGAAGGTGTGGATGTGGAACCTCGTCCAGGACAacatgctgcagcactgccacacCCACCTGGCCGGCAAGGATAAGATCCCGCTTCTGGAAGAAGAGGTTCTACGGGTCTTGtctcctgggctggcagctgacCTGCTGCTGAAGGCATTCAAAGATGGTCTCCAAGCATTGTTTTCAACTCTGTTCTTGATGGGTGCTTTCTGTAAACCTGAACATGAAATGCACTTTTTCTATGTGTGGATTCTGATgttttgctgcagcagaaatgaaTTGAAAATCTATCCAGTACTCTGCAGAAGAATTCTTTTGGATTCTGTATATGCAGCAATTATGACAAATCTAAACGCTCACTAAGAGACTACTACACACTattggaaaaaaagcaaacttcCAAATCTTCTATTTCTACATGCCTTAGATCTCTTGATAAAAATTGGATGCCCATGTAAAATGATTGGGTttggggagggcaggagagcGAGGTTTGTGGTGGTGCAGGGTTGGATTCTGGTTGTGGGGTCATCTCAGAGCAGGTGACTCTGCAGCTTTCCATTCTAATATAGCAGCAGCTGTTGCCAGAAtgaattgcattttctttcctcacCTTGAGTGACAGCATTGCTTCAGCCTTTATGTTCTCCTCACATATATTGCTAATTTGTGAAATCTGCAATGCATTGGCTGTTTGAGATTTTGGGGCATGGGAGTTGAGTAAAGCTAAAGAATAcaaaggaacttttttttttaactatatGCAGTTCCCTTcttaaagttttcttttgtaATGTGGCAAGATTCAATTACTGACTTGCTCTCTACTGGTGCGAACATtcttatttcccttttattttcctttttagcGTGCTCTGTTGCTCCCCCTTCGATGCACAGTCAATAAGTAACATACTCCATGAGTTAAAATGAGAAAACCGTTTTTACAGAGTTTAGTGTGTCTGTAACTATTCCTGCTGGACTGTTCTAAAACATTTATAATTTGATGAAATATAGAACAAAAGGTGGTAAAGAATGTATTTAAGGAAACATTAGTGTGTTCCCCTGGAGAGTTGGACAGTTATCAGTGCACAGACTGACTAGCAACAGGATTCCTCTTCCAAAAACCAGTTCTCCACAGCTACTCCACAGTCATATTTTTACAGTTTATTTAAAAGTAGCCACCCCCCCTCATAATGGAACATTTGTAAATTGAgaataaaaatctcaaaattaaaaCCTCAGAAGCAATTAGAGACCATACTTGGAATGGAAGGATGACAGACATACTCTGTTCCCTCCTGTCATACTAAGATATGGTTCAGCTGATgaacaaggaaggaaaagaggggcTGACATTCATGACAGTGCATGGAGAAGGTACATTATGGAACAGCAAGagaaatgcatattttttctctatttttcctCCCATGGGAGCATAAGAATTGTCTTGGATAATTCACTGTGAAGCCACAGAAACTGATGGTACAGACACTGTTTGCTGTGTGAGGCTTACAAAAATTCTGAATTCAACGCCTGTTcctatgttttggatttgtgtgTTGCACGGGACCATGTGATGCTTATCCTTTGGCACTAGGTGGGTTTGTTTGTAATTGTGCTCAAAGTGGGGAATAGTTAGAAATTCTTGTAGTTTGAGTAAAAGATTGTTTACTTGTAACAACTTAAAAGCTTCACCTTTCAGAATGCATGATAAGATTGCTGTGTTCTTCTGGATATCTTTTGTTTATGTGGTATGGCCTTGCTAAAACTATCCATTTCTCAAAGCTTCCTTCTGCGCATACTTTTAGATTCTTATGAAGGTGTATTGTATAATTCACACAGTACATTGTATTGTGTATTGTTCTCCCTTTCCTTATTTCTCCCTGTAGATGGAAAGCTGCGAGAGCTGGGGTGAAATCCATGCTACCTTTAATTACTAAGGGCAAAGTCCCACTTTTGCAAAGCACTtctctttaatttctttccacTCTGTATCTTTGCATCTCTGTGTTGTGAGATGTTTGGCATTTCTAGCCTgacagggcagtgctggcagggctACCTCACAGGTGCAGACCTCTTCACCACTGTTAGATgagggaaaatgcatttttcaccGGAGTTAGAAAATGATCCACACTATAGTCTCTTGCTCAAAATCCAGGCTGTTTCTCTTCAAGAGATGCTGAAGTTATGTCATGCATCTGACTGGCTGATGCCACAGTATGGAGCCTTTATTTATAGAGGTGTATAAATAAAATCAATCTTCCTCTACAAACTGTCAAATTGTATTGCCCGAAAGCTGAAGAATCTGCAGTTCATTAAATCTGGAGATAATGAATGACCCCAACTCTCTAGAAAAAGCACCTTCTGTTCAGAAAGACCGGTTTGTTTTAATCTGGCTGCTGATATGAGTTGTCTACAGTTTTTTCCtgccaaaaatgaaaatactgtttttGATGTGTTAAAAAAGTTACTGCACGATGGTATTTAGTGTAATTGTGTTAATTCTTGTTATGAATTAAAGAGATTTTGAATAGTTGaaggtgtgtgtgtggtgaTATGAGCACAGACAAACCGAGATGAGCAGTCAGGGGATGAGGAAAGGGAATTACTTAAAGAAGGTGTTCATCTTCTGACATTATTTGTTCAAGGGAGAGGGTAGATCATTGGCAGCAGGTGCCCTGAGCACTTGGTATGGCTGGCTGCTGTTCACATTTTTGGGATGTGAGTTTGAATTGCTGTGTTCTGTTTCATCATCATCAGGAAAAAAGAACCACATTTTGAACTGAAGTACCTCAAGGTTAACTCCCATGCCttataaattaagaaaaaagacAATTGCTTGTCTTCATGGCCAGCCTATGAGACATGGAGGATGCATTACCCATTTCCTAGTTAAGCTGCATTAATCTGTTTTCTGACTCCTCTCATGTCCAAAACAACCTGCAGGCCCTGTCAGGGCACAGCCATAGTGAGCTGCCTGGTGAGAAAGGGTTGGTTTCAGGAACCTCCAAGAGGTTTTTAATTAGAGTCTGGAACTCCTGCCTCTCCATTCCTGGAGAGTTTTATTGCCAGTCTCAGGTCCTCCCTGTAATGAGCTGGATCTGGATGGGGTTTGGCACATGCTTGACTGTCCATTAGCAATAGAACCTGTGCTAATTGCCTAGAACCCCCCAAGATCCATAGGGCTGGGCAgatggatggtgtgggacaggcTGCTGTCTCCTCTTGCCTCTGCCCAGAGTCCCAGATTGCCTGCTGGGCTCAAAGAGGGTGAGACCTTTCCCCTGCACTTAGCAGCAGTCTGTCTGTGCCTGGGAGGTTCCCTGTGTTCTCTCACCTTGCTGGGAGACCTTCCAAAGATCTTTGGAAGAGGTGGAGGGTATCTTTCCTTGAGGGTAGCTTTCTTTGCTGGCTGTCCTCTTTATAGCCAGAAGGAAAAGGGTAAACAAGGATGCTGTCAGAATTCAAGCTGAACACATCCTTGGGATGGTGTAAGATGTCAGATTTCACGTGGCTTGACTGACAATCTTGCTTTCAGTGTTTGCATAGTAAATTCAGTGTCAGCATGCACAGAGACAGCAGATCTCAGAGGAGTCGGGGGTAAGTAGCCTGGCATTTTGAGCTTTCTAGAAAGAGCTGCAGAGCTAAGGAATTTCTTCTGAGTTTTTGGCCTGTCATGAACTGGCAGATGACATGGGAGGAGGAAGTCCCTGGTCATTTGGCAGTGCAAAGAGCAAGCTTTGAACCGTGCAAGCTTCTGGTGGGTTAGGAAACATTCCCACTAGACATTTCAGAGTCCTGGCCTCTTGGCTGCCAGTGACAGTTTTGGGTGATCTTTTTATTTATATCTGCTTGCTACTATTAACTTGTTTCAGTTCCTCTCTTAGACTAGCCCAAGAAACTGAAAAAGTTCAATGGGAAACAGGTTTTCTGAACAGTGCAAAACCATACCCCATGCGTTTTCTTTTGGCTCTCTAAATGTGGAGGATTCTAGAAGTCTCTACCACCAAATAAGAGCCTGGATCTTGACAAGCTATAGATTAGGTGTCAGGAAAAACTAATTACAACACTCATGTGGCATGGGCTGAATGGCAAATACAAACATTGAGTGCAGTTATTAGTTTTAATAGACTAGCCACAGGAGAATAACAGTGTGAAGATGGGGAAGAAGACTGGCCTGGCTGGATAGGGAGCTTTTTGGTGAAGAGGCAGTCAACTCTGGAAAAGTACAAGGATGTCATTAGGTCatgcagagagaaaattagAAAGGTGAAAGCTCAGCTGCAACTCAGTCTGGCCTTCCCTGTGAACAATAATAAAAAGTGGCTTAATAAATTCATTAATGACAAAAGGAGggccttggaggtcttttcccaCCTTAATAATTATAGGATTCTGTGAAATACATTTATCCTTGAAACATGATACCCTACTTGTTGTGAAGTACTTAATTCACCCTCAGTTATATTTTCCTGGTTGGAGTTGCTGGAGGACTGAATTTCCTGGCTCTGACTTTGAAAAATCTGTCACTTTGAGTAGGAATGAAACTTGACTGATGCAATCTTATCACAGTATCACCATATAAATGgatcttatttatttttaattgaaatgtcAAAAGATGCAGTGCATATTTTTGAATCGCACTGACATTATATTTAGATATTTTCATTAAGTTCTGGGTATGCAGTCCCATTAAAAATAGGGAGTTAAGTATAAAAACATGAAGTCTTAATGCTTGCTTACTAAATATTTAAGTGCAAGTGGGCATTGCTCTGGTAACACTTGTGAATAGAGCTATTCTGGTAGATTTAAAATGTGTCACTGCCATGAGTGACAGCCACCAATGTATTCATAGTACTTCAGAACCCTGTTGACGGAAGGAGCTTTCCTGCAACTATTTATCTTTACTTACGTTCCCATcccatttaaaatgtttttctctgtttcaggaAAGAAAGGTCCAGTGATTTTTATCGTTAAAACAAGTGCTGCTTCTAACTCTGCTGGAATGCAGCTGCACAGTGTGTACTGGAAGCCTGGATGCCAGGGAAGTGTTAATCCCAGCAGTCAAGGAATACGTGGATGCTTTAGTTTGTCTTCATTTGTTTTGCTGGTCCTAGCCCTGGACCAGGCTCATGTGATAATTTGTGGCAACTTGAGGCAGTGAGAGCAAGCTGGGAGAAACCTGCTCCTGTTCATTTATGCACCTATGGCTCCAAAGTCCTGCTCACTCATGTGTGAGCACCTTAGGGCT from Ammospiza nelsoni isolate bAmmNel1 chromosome W, bAmmNel1.pri, whole genome shotgun sequence harbors:
- the LOC132086141 gene encoding methylmalonic aciduria type A protein, mitochondrial-like — its product is PRVMRISAKTSEGVSEMWDKTAEFRDLLLSSGELLAERCRQQKVWMWNLVQDNMLQHCHTHLAGKDKIPLLEEEVLRVLSPGLAADLLLKAFKDVWMRRWLTRVELRLKPIPHSAQRKGLSSV